In the Apteryx mantelli isolate bAptMan1 chromosome 1, bAptMan1.hap1, whole genome shotgun sequence genome, one interval contains:
- the AMER2 gene encoding APC membrane recruitment protein 2, protein MDSHCDCAEPPAVEQPSGKINKTAFKLFKRRKSGGPMPSIFGVKNKGGDGKGASKTGMVRSKTHDGLADAVLESSKKEEPSSGGSGGDQQSKDVNPRAAASLSVSSSSSVAKSHSFFSLLKKNGKSENSKGESADPRAGGRQKKGLKGIFSSMRWHKKDKNGKDERGESSEIQSGLIMPGSLTASLECIKEETPKPLSETQNGAGEINVELSCEKPGGDLHTSTREPDVRGGEPQDNNPPPGEDPTAAGTRPEQLCPEQPDPGTGEVGTAKDAAITGDITIKTIPLVEPECDSGQETAAAPDPSSVDPPSEQSIDRICLMFADVTSLKSFDSLTGCGDIIADQEEEVGSGSGSCEKSTPGAGKLGASKKHPTMVAYQGGGEEMASPDQVDDTYLQEFWDMLSQTEERGPDTQMGGGGGGGGGGTRMPEGLKETRGTEGAQNRVVVKHGGLNQISIHLNHKEEQKGREKEQQEGIPNSDEGYWDSTTPGPEEDSATSIRKETIPRDSYSGDALYDLYAEPDENPPGGPSDEEVTCVPRSKPVSPITTTCSLKTPSSTAKDSKIPISIKHLASHPASHATDPSNSHHVAHHHLAKSEIHRTKIPVSKVLVRRVSNRGLAGTTVKAATYQDSAKK, encoded by the coding sequence ATGGACTCGCACTGCGATTGTGCCGAGCCCCCAGCCGTGGAGCAGCCGTCGGGCAAGATCAACAAGACCGCCTTCAAGCTGTTCAAGAGGAGGAAATCCGGCGGCCCCATGCCGAGCATCTTCGGGGTGAAAAACAAAGGTGGGGATGGCAAAGGCGCGAGCAAAACGGGGATGGTGCGGAGCAAGACTCACGATGGGTTAGCCGATGCcgtgctggagagcagcaagAAGGAGGAAccgagcagcggcggcagcggcggcgaccAACAGAGCAAGGACGTAAACCCCCGGGCGGCAGCCAGCCTCAGCGTCTCGTCCAGCAGCTCCGTGGCTAAGTCGCACAGCTTCTTCTCCCTGCTGAAGAAGAATGGGAAATCGGAAAACAGCAAGGGGGAGAGCGCGGACCCGCGGGCTGGCGGCAGACAAAAGAAGGGGCTGAAAGGGATCTTCAGCAGTATGCGGTGGcataaaaaggacaaaaatggcAAGGATGAAAGGGGGGAAAGCTCGGAAATTCAGTCCGGTCTCATTATGCCAGGGTCGCTGACTGCCAGCTTGGAATGCATCAAAGAGGAGACCCCAAAACCTTTGTCTGAAACCCAGAACGGTGCCGGAGAAATTAACGTTGAATTGTCCTGCGAGAAACCCGGCGGAGACCTGCACACCTCGACCAGGGAGCCTGACGTGAGAGGTGGGGAGCCACAggacaacaacccccccccaggaGAGGATCCTACCGCCGCTGGGACCCGACCCGAGCAGCTCTGCCCCGAGCAACCGGACCCGGGCACAGGAGAGGTTGGGACTGCGAAGGATGCGGCCATAACAGGTGACATTACAATAAAGACTATTCCCCTTGTTGAACCCGAGTGTGATAGCGGTCAAGAGACGGCAGCAGCCCCTGACCCTTCCTCTGTTGATCCACCCTCAGAGCAATCGATTGATCGTATTTGTTTGATGTTTGCTGACGTGACTTCACTGAAAAGCTTTGACTCTCTTACAGGCTGCGGAGATATTATTGCAGaccaggaggaggaggtgggcagCGGGAGTGGCAGCTGTGAGAAGAGCACCCCTGGGGCCGGCAAGCTGGGCGCCTCCAAGAAGCACCCCACCATGGTGGCCTAccaaggaggaggggaggagatggCAAGTCCGGACCAGGTGGATGACACCTACCTTCAGGAGTTTTGGGATATGCTGTCACAGACGGAGGAGCGCGGCCCAGACACccagatgggaggaggaggaggaggaggtggaggagggacaAGGATGCCTGAGGGGTTGAAGGAGACCCGAGGTACCGAGGGGGCCCAGAACAGAGTGGTGGTGAAACACGGCGGTCTCAACCAGATTTCCATTCATCTCAACCACAAAGAGGAGCAGAAGGGCAGGGAGAAGGAGCAGCAAGAAGGCATCCCGAACAGCGATGAGGGCTACTGGGATTCCACCACCCCCGGTCCCGAGGAAGACAGCGCCACAAGCATCCGGAAGGAGACCATTCCCAGGGACAGCTACAGCGGGGATGCTCTCTACGACCTCTACGCCGAGCCAGATGAGAACCCACCAGGGGGGCCTTCTGATGAAGAGGTCACCTGTGTGCCACGCTCCAAGCCCGTGTCACCAATAACCACCACATGCTCACTGAAAACACCCTCAAGCACTGCGAAGGACTCCAAGATACCCATCAGCATTAAACACCTTGCATCACATCCTGCCAGCCATGCAACAGACCCCAGCAACAGCCATCATGTCGCACACCATCACCTGGCCAAAAGTGAGATACACAGAACAAAAATCCCTGTCTCTAAAGTACTGGTGCGGCGGGTCAGTAACAGAGGCTTAGCAGGGACAACAGTTAAAGCTGCCACATACCAGGACAGTGCCAAAAAGTAG